The Brassica napus cultivar Da-Ae chromosome C1, Da-Ae, whole genome shotgun sequence DNA segment tcgctatttcgtcgtaaagcctcttttacgacgaaataacgaggaaaaccgccctcgttaaggtgatgttttcttgtagtggcggAAGAAGACGAAACGAGACGGCGAGGAAGTCACGGCCCAGCACCGACGGGGACGACCAGAGTTTGTCTTCGACGAGAGTTTTTCTCCGACGAGAGCTTCTCTCCGACAAGAGCTTGTCAACTTCCTCTACATCACATGGAACAACGAGAACAAAGATCTAAGTCGGAGATGGAGGAAAATCACAGTTAACCAGAGGTTCAACGAGTGGGTTCTGATGGAGGAGAAACTTGAagatcaaaaaaataaacaagcaAAAATGTTTACTCGGCAATGCTACAGAGATAAATGTCGTTAGTTGTTCGTcggaaaagaagaagactgtGGCGGAGTAAGGTTGTTTTGGTTGGTCGGAGGAAAGTATAAAGTACGAACTTTACAGGAAGAAGATGAATTAAAGTGGAGGAGAGAGTCAAACaaatattagaaataaaaaatagacaaaaaccaaaagaatgaACTAGACTTCGTTGTAGTTACACTTAGTTAGAAAAAAGTACCTCAAGAGCAAGAAGTGCTCTACAATGTAATAAAAAGTCATAAAGTGACTTAAAGTATAAATCACTCTATATCAATGTGTatgaatcatttttttgtgtACGCTTAttgtaataatatatgtttcCTATGTACATGAAAAAATTACACAAATGTTaatatccacatgtacaacgATACATGTGCACACCACTCAACTTGGGAAATGTGATTCACATGTACAcagtgaaataaataaaatttcaccGAAACTATTTCTTGTATTTTTGGCTGCAAAaatgataaattcaaaactGCAATTTTAAAAGTCATTTGTTGTGTACATTATACCATGTACACAAATACTTCATTATCCACATGTACAATGACTCACATGTACACTAATTAACTTGTACATTAATATACGGATATCAGATAATTTTACTATTCTTAAGTGCATAAAAATTAAACATGTAAACCTTCCAACCTAGAGCAGTaccaatttacaaaaatatatacacatatccATTAAGTTAATACACGGATATCAGATAATTTCACATAATGTTTCAAGTGTACACATATCGTTGAGTACACGTGTACAACTCGTAGAAATGGTACACATGTACAACTCGTAGAAATGGTTTTTAATGTTTCAAGTGTACACATATCGTAGACACAAGCTGGGAGGACATGATTTATACATATGTGCGATAGCCTGTCTAAAAGCATTGTCTAGGACTGTGAATTAGCCTAAATAAAAACCTCATAATGTATGTTGTAAAGCTTTACATAAGTGCATAaatgttatataataatttttattcacTTTGTAGCTCAGTCTCTTTCCGGAATAAGGTGTACACATGATTTTGTATACACATGGATAATGTGAAACTGCATGGTACACTAATTCATTTGTACATTGTACATTGCATACATGTAAACAAttacaaagttttaaaaaatgaataaaagaaacaaaaatgtaactTTTAATGCATTTGATGTGTACATTATGCTATGTACACAATGTTTTTACTATCGAGATGTACAATGATTTATATGTACACTAATTAACTTGTACAATAATACATGGACACTGGATAATTTTTGTACATAAATTTGTGAGTTTCATTATTTGTATGGTCCAAAAGATACAAAAGTTGAATCTAAAGTGCACATTTCGAAGTTTTTGGTTAATTCAAGGGATTTATATGAAACTCTGGAAGTTTTGAGGCaacaaaaaacatttaaaattacaaGGACTAGAGGTGCAAATTAGTGAAACTTGATCTCAAGGTTCAACAATGGCGATCTCAATCGGATGCAATGACGGCTTCGCTTTATCGTCTACCAGAGGTCATGGAAAGAGGGATAAGATCACAGCAAAGACATAGGATATGGCACGACGTTGAAGCTTCCCACCGGACTAGAGACACTGCAGAAGCGAAACTCCGTGGAGAAGAAACGATATTGCAACAGTGGAGCTTGTCTTGGCTGTGAATTGCGGTGGAGAGCTTGTCGACTTACATTAATCTCGGCGTCTATGGTCCATAACGGTGAATCAGCCATTGTGACCTGAGTTTGTGAATCAAAGTTCGAAATCAAAGTTCCTCTTGTATCTGGTTGATTTCTCGTCGGAAGATGTCGAATCCTCTGATTTTTTTCATCGTATTGGATAAGCCGATAGATCTCCGTCGTTGACATTTATACACTACCATTTTACTATCATCAAAAATATAGCTTGACTTATCTCTAAAGATACGTCAAATAATAGAGACAATGAATTAACAAGTTTTCTTGAAATAAAATTCTGAAGCAACATATttcattttacaaaaataatagagAACTTAGAAGGAAGAACCaaagaagacgaagaaaatacacaAATGGACCTACTTTATTTTGTCTTCTTATTAAAAAGTAGATAAtaaatttagttaatttaatGCACACTTACTTACAAAGTTATTTAGTTAGTTTGTAACTAGAACTTAAACTTTGGTTAAGAAAACTACTTTGGTAGAAAGAAGTGCTCTATGATGTAATAATAAACTAGAAAAGTGTATCTTAGTGTAAATGTTTCTTATTATAATCGGTAGTTTTAAAACCTCTACTATCGCTTTACTAAATGGTCTTGTCttccagaaaataaataaaagacttaaggGCATGATTAACCCCGGTTTCTTAGCCGGGGTTCTTAACTCATTatttgatacttttttttttttacatttttcggcTAAGAAACAGCTTTTATATCTCtcttttatttaagagacggttcataacttttcttagttaaaatctaagaaaagctaagaaccgtctcttaaccgAAGCTAAGAACCCAGTTAAGAGACTGGGTTTAATCATAGTAAGAGGCctacaataaacatgctcttaaaCCATGATTAACCCAGTCTCTTAACTGGAATTTTTAGCTTCGGCTAAGAGACGTTTTTTagcttttcttagattttaactaaaaaaaacctaagaaccgtctcttaaataagagatataagagccgtctcttagccgaaaagtgtaaaaaaaaagtcaaatcatGGGTTAAGAACCCCGACTAAGAGACCGTGGTTAATCAGAGCATGTTTAATGGAGGTTCTTAGGgtaggttcttagcggaatataagaacccgtctcttaacttttaactaaaaaagctaagaaccggttcttaagaGCATGTTTAATGGGGGTTCTTAGGgtaggttcttagcggaatataagaacccgtctcttaacttttaactaaaaaagctaagaaccagttcttaaatttaagaaccggttcttaaagctaagaaccggttcttaaagataagaaccggttcttagtttttttagttaaaaattaagagacatgtacttatattccgctaagaacctcaccCTAAGAACCCCCAACATGCTCTTATGTCCTTAGTTTAAGCATTTCACCGTTAAGGCTGCCCTTACTTTTTCTTGCCATATCAATTTTGTTTATCTCATTATTAGACTTCCAAATACAACAGACGTAGAGACAAATGTTATGGTCTTATGGAATGTCTTGGAAGAAGATCCACTGATACATATGATAGCAAACTTTTACATGTTCTTGACTGGAGTCTCATGAGCTGAGAACCTAGAGATTTCAAGTAAAAGAAAAAGCTTGTGGTCTAGCAACCGGAACACACTTGAGCGGATGCACCATGCTTAGGTTCATTCCTTCAAAAGACTCTTCCATATTGACCTTACCTCCTTCGATTTTCCATTCAAAGCATTGCACCATCACTCCTACCGCGGTTCCTACAAATATTTGAGATAGATTTCCTCCAGGACATCCTCTCCTTCCGCTGCCAAAAAGAAGGTACTTAAATGCTAGCTCTTTCTCGTCTTCTTTAGGACTTAGAAACCTCTCAGGCTTAAACTCGTCAGGATCTTCCCAAGAATCAGGATCCCTCATCACAGCATAAGCATTAATAACAAGCGTTGTCTTCTCTGGTATGTAGTACCCTTTGATCTCACATCTTTCTTGGAACGTCCTTACCAGGAGAGGGCCAGGCGGGTGTAGTCTTAACCCTTCCTTAACCACCGCTTGCAAGTAAGGAAGGTTTGGTAAATCTGTTTCTTGAATCAACCTTGAACTCCCTACAGCGGAATCGATTTCCTCTCTCAGCCTCTCAAGAACATTAGGATTATTAATGATCTCAGCCATTGTCCACTGAGCAGTTTGGACAGAGGTATCAGTGGCTCCAACAAAAAGCTCCTGAAATGAGAAGATTTAGAACTATTATATGGATCCTCAAATGAAATTGATATAATGAATAACATTTACCACAAAaaatgctttgatttgattcatagtGATCTTATACTCTGCCTCTTCGTCTGGATAAGCTGCCAACAACACGTCCATCATATCCTTATCTTGTTGCTTCTCGTCTAGTTTCTCTGTGTGCTCCACAATAATCCTCTCTAGCAGCTCATCAAGTCTGTCGGAAACACTCATTATCTCCTTCTTGAACAACGGGATTCGAAGTTTCTTGAGCGGTCTCCGCAGCAAAGCTGCTAGGAACATCTTCTTTGTCAAGGCATATGATGATAAGATATAGAAACATATATATTCCCTCTCTGTAATTACGCTACATTAAGTCCTGTATATTTGCTTACCATGTATGTAGGTAGAGCTCTCTGTATAAAGCCAGACATGTAACGATACTATTAAGTATCTAATAATACAAACtcaatatggtatcagagcaatacCTAGGTTAACacctcttttatttttatttttattttttttctctatagccgtcatctcttcttctatcgtcttcttcttctcacgATCTATTTCTTATCACCATAAACAATGAGTTCTGAAGCTACAGCTGAGAGAACATCAGTTTTTAATGCTCAAAACCCAGAAAATACTCTGCTTTCTGTCAATATGACGAGTGTTACAAAACTTTCCAATGAGAATTATCTCATGTGGAGTCGCCAAGTCCGTGCTTTGCTTGAAGGCCATGAACTTCACCAGTTCATCGACTCCACCAGTGATGCCCCACCCGCAACAGTCATGAATGAAGGTGTCGCAGTCCCAAATCCAGCCTTCGCTCCTTGGCGTAGACAAGATCGCCTGCTGTATTCTGCTCTCATCGGTTCGATCTCTCTCAACGTTCAACCGGTTGTTACCAGTGCCACCACCTCTAAAGAAGTTTGGGATCTCCTTGCTGCAACATTCGGTAATCCAACACGAGGTCATCTTCGTCAACTCCGGCTGAAGATTCGAGCATGTGTTAAAGGCACACAAACAATCAGTGAGTATCTTCGTGGCATCAAGACCAAATCAGATGAACTTGCGCAACTTGGAGCACCAATAGATCAGGAAGACCTTACTGAACAGATCCTAGCTGGACTTGGTGAAGATTATAAACCTGAAGTTGATGCTGTCAATGCTAGAGATCGCCCCATCTCCTTTCAAGAACTTCATGAACGGCTGTTGAATCGGGAAGCCATCATACTCACCACTCAGTCTACTACTCCTCTTCCCATCGTAGCCAATGCTACAGACACTCGTCCACGATCTCAACACCAGAATCATAACCGCAATCAGCCACAACGCAACACCACCAACAATAACCGTCAGCAGCAGCGCTTCTCAAAGCCTTACTTGGGTCGTTGCCAAGCATGTGGGGTACAAGGGCACAGTGCTAGGTACTGCCCTGAATTTCGTATTGTCAAAGGAAGTGCTCCAGCACCACAGTGGTCACAATCATCTACGCCACAATCACAGTGGTTAGCAGCACCAACAAACTCCCACTGGCAGCCTCGTGCAAACCCAGCAATGATGTCCGACAACTCTACTTGGCTCTTGGATTCTGGCGCGTCACATCACATGACATCTGACCTAGCCAA contains these protein-coding regions:
- the LOC111206231 gene encoding cytochrome P450 705A22-like encodes the protein MFLAALLRRPLKKLRIPLFKKEIMSVSDRLDELLERIIVEHTEKLDEKQQDKDMMDVLLAAYPDEEAEYKITMNQIKAFFVELFVGATDTSVQTAQWTMAEIINNPNVLERLREEIDSAVGSSRLIQETDLPNLPYLQAVVKEGLRLHPPGPLLVRTFQERCEIKGYYIPEKTTLVINAYAVMRDPDSWEDPDEFKPERFLSPKEDEKELAFKYLLFGSGRRGCPGGNLSQIFVGTAVGVMVQCFEWKIEGGKVNMEESFEGMNLSMVHPLKCVPVARPQAFSFT